A window from Peromyscus eremicus chromosome 1, PerEre_H2_v1, whole genome shotgun sequence encodes these proteins:
- the LOC131921001 gene encoding mas-related G-protein coupled receptor member B4-like — translation MVAWIKTLCAYGEIKTPRMNGMILEHQWNILKRGSIHPSLEHFDSTTMDGSYYTESLHCVTMYKIINILAVIICMVGLAGNAIVLWLLGFHVHRNAFSVYVLNLAGADFLFLCFQTVLFLNQILILFKGNNVIVPLYLAIMSLAPYLSGLCMIAAISVERCLSVLWPIWYHCQRPRHTSSVVCALLWIFSLLLTLLLGLGCILLFRGHEYSFCENAAFASVVFVTALSVVPCGFNLALLVSIFCGSQRIPVTRLYVTIALTVLVFLLFGLPFSVSCMFFISTEKMPTIFSCNVIYITIFLSCVNSCANPIIYFFVGSIRHCKFQRQSLKMLLQRAMQDTPEEEDGERGSSRNPGEQETVLCSS, via the exons ATGGTTGCCTGGATTAAAACCTTGTGCGCCTATGGGGAGATCAAGACTCCAAGAATGAATGGTATGATCTTG GAACACCAGTGGAATATTCTCAAGCGTGGGTCCATCCATCCCAGCCTAGAACACTTTGACAGCACAACAATGGATGGAAGTTACTACACTGAAAGCTTACACTGTGTCACCATGTACAAAATCATCAATATTCTTGCTGTCATAATTTGCATGGTTGGGCTGGCAGGAAATGCCATAGTGCTGTGGCTTCTAGGCTTCCACGTGCACAGGAATGCCTTCTCAGTCTATGTCCTCAACCTAGCTGGGGCtgactttctcttcctctgctttcaAACTGTGTTATTCCTGAACCAAATCCTTATCCTGTTCAAAGGCAACAATGTCATTGTTCCATTATATCTTGCCATTATGTCACTCGCTCCTTACCTTTCAGGTTTATGTATGATTGCAGCCATCAGTGTTGAGCGATGCCTGTCTGTTTTGTGGCCCATCTGGTATCACTGCCAGAGACCAAGACACACGTCATCTGTCGTGTGTGCCCTGCTTTGGATCTTCTCTCTACTGTTAACCCTCCTGTTAGGGTTGGGTTGCATTTTACTGTTTAGGGGTCATGAATATTCTTTCTGTGAGAATGCTGCTTTTGCCAGTGTTGTATTTGTAACAGCACTATCCGTGGTTCCTTGTGGATTTAACCTGGCTCTGTTGGTCAGTATCTTCTGTGGCTCACAGAGGATTCCTGTGACCAGGTTGTATGTGACCATTGCACTCACAGTGCTAGTCTTCTTACTCTTTGGTCTGCCCTTTAGTGTCTCTTGTATGTTTTTCATTTCAACGGAGAAGATGCCTACCATTTTCTCTTGCAAtgttatttatattacaattttccTGTCCTGTGTTAACAGCTGTGCCAACCCCATCATTTACTTCTTTGTTGGCTCCATTAGGCATTGCAAGTTCCAGAGGCAGTCTCTGAAGATGCTTCTGCAGAGAGCCATGCAGGACACTCctgaggaagaagatggagagaggggTTCTTCAAGAAATCCTGGAGAGCAAGAAACAGTCTTGTGTAGTAGCTGA